ACACAAGTAACGCCAAATAAAAGACCGCCGGAATGCGACAGGGTCAAGACGATTCCCGCATTTGACGGCGAGCCGTTGGCGTCGGCGGACATTCCGACCGCGAAATGATTCGGGGTGTGATTTGTGTCACAGTTGCAACAGTCAAGCCGCTTGCGATGAATGACGGGGATCGGCTCAATTCGTCCGAATTTTCGCGTCAGTTCAACGCGGAACGCTTTTCCTGACGCGCCGAAATCCACATTGCAGCAACATTCGGTCGCTAGACGGCCGACAGGGGATTGGGTGGTCCTGCCGTTCCGGGGCCACTTCGTTACATGATTCGAACCGATGCAACCGTGGACATGCTCTGCACGCGGAGGGATGAATCGTGATGAGTGCAAACGGGATCCGGGCGTTAACGATAGGTTTTACTATCGTTTCACTCCCATCGCTGTCGAACGTTGCTTTGGCGAAGGAAAAGGATGCAAAATCCTATTTCATCGATTGTCCGGTCGACACCAACATTCGCGTCGCCAATGCCAAGGCGTCGGAGCGCTATGCCGCGCTGAGAGGCTGCACGGCCAACATCGTTCATGTCGCCCCCACGCCGCTGCCGCCCGATCCGAGCGTCGCGCGCATCCAGGGCGTCAGCGACGATGACGACAAGCCCGGCAAGGGCCAGCGCAAGCGCAGGCGCGGCGATACGACCAGCGCCGTGGACGGCGCGATCGATAATGGCGCGGGCGGCCGCCGGAAGGTGGCAAGCTTCGCCGCCGCGCCGCAGCGCATCACCATGCCGCCTGCCGCGCTGCGCGTGCCCGCGACACCCTATGATGCCGAGATCTTCCGGACGGCGGCGACATACCGGGTCGATCCGCTGTTCCTCCACGCGATCATCGCGACGGAGTCCGCGCACAACCCCAATGCGCAGTCGCATGTCGGCGCCCGCGGCCTGATGCAGATCATGCCGGCGACCGGCCAGACGCTGGGCGTGCAGACGACCGCACTGTTCGATCCGGCGATCAATGTCGATGCCGGCGCGCGCCTGCTCAAGCGGCTGCAGCGGCGTTACGGGCGCAATTTCGACCTGATCCTCAGCGCCTACAATGCCGGAGAAGGCGCGGTCGCCCGCTATGGCAACCGCATCCCGCCCTATCCGGAAACGCAGGCCTATGTGAAAAAGGTCATGGCGCGCTACCACGGCTATCGCCGGGCGGGCACGGCCAAGTGAGCGCGCTCTCGCTGCTGGCGCGGATGCCGCGCACGAAGCTGCGTCCGTCCGACTTCATGTTGGTCGTCGGCGTCATCGCGATCGTCGGCTTGCTGATCCTGCCGCTGCCGGCTCTCGCGATCGACTTCCTCGTCGCCACCAACATCACCATCGGCGTGATGCTGTTGCTGAGCACGCTCTATATTTCCCGCCCGCTCGACTTCTCGACATTTCCGGCGGTGCTGCTGCTGACGACGCTGTTTCGACTGTCGCTGTCGATCGCGACGACCCGGATGATCCTGACCGAGGCGCATGCCGGCCACATCGTCCAGCAATTCGGCGAGATGGTCGCGGGCGGCGAACTGGTCGTCGGCCTCGTCGTCTTCCTGATCATCACCATCGTGCAGTTCATCGTGATCTCGAAGGGCGCCGAGCGCGTCGCCGAGGTGGCGGCGCGCTTCAGCCTCGATGCGATGCCCGGCAAGCAGCTCTCGATCGACAGCGACCTGCGGTCCGGCCTGATCAGCAAGGATGAGGCCCGCGCGCGCCGCCGCACGCTGGAGAACGAGAGCAAGCTGCATGGCAGCCTCGATGGCGCGATGAAGTTCGTGAAGGGCGATGCGATCGCCTCGATCATCATCGTGCTGGTCAATCTGATCGGCGGCCTCGCGATCGGCGTGTTCTCGAAGGGCATGCCCGCCGAAGAGGCGATCCACACCTATTCGATCCTGACGATCGGCGACGGCCTCGTCGCGCAGCTTCCCGCGCTGTTCAGCGCGATGGCCGCGGGCCTGCTCGTCACCCGCACGACCGACGACGAGAGCGAACGCGATCTCGGCCCGGCGATCGCGCACCAGGTGTCCAGCAAGCCGCGCGTGCTGTTCATCGCCGCCGGCATCTGCGTGCTGATGGGTCTGATCCCGGGCTTCCCGACGCTGGTCTTCCTCGCCATCGCCACCGGTCTCGCCGGCGGCGGCGCGATGCAGCACCCGGTCTCCCGGCGCTGGATCG
The window above is part of the Sphingomonas sanxanigenens DSM 19645 = NX02 genome. Proteins encoded here:
- a CDS encoding lytic transglycosylase domain-containing protein — protein: MAKEKDAKSYFIDCPVDTNIRVANAKASERYAALRGCTANIVHVAPTPLPPDPSVARIQGVSDDDDKPGKGQRKRRRGDTTSAVDGAIDNGAGGRRKVASFAAAPQRITMPPAALRVPATPYDAEIFRTAATYRVDPLFLHAIIATESAHNPNAQSHVGARGLMQIMPATGQTLGVQTTALFDPAINVDAGARLLKRLQRRYGRNFDLILSAYNAGEGAVARYGNRIPPYPETQAYVKKVMARYHGYRRAGTAK
- a CDS encoding flagellar biosynthesis protein FlhA; the protein is MSALSLLARMPRTKLRPSDFMLVVGVIAIVGLLILPLPALAIDFLVATNITIGVMLLLSTLYISRPLDFSTFPAVLLLTTLFRLSLSIATTRMILTEAHAGHIVQQFGEMVAGGELVVGLVVFLIITIVQFIVISKGAERVAEVAARFSLDAMPGKQLSIDSDLRSGLISKDEARARRRTLENESKLHGSLDGAMKFVKGDAIASIIIVLVNLIGGLAIGVFSKGMPAEEAIHTYSILTIGDGLVAQLPALFSAMAAGLLVTRTTDDESERDLGPAIAHQVSSKPRVLFIAAGICVLMGLIPGFPTLVFLAIATGLAGGGAMQHPVSRRWIDAKWKRVDNRPAPLPDSIEARPAPLKAVRPLLIEVAAPALNADRVAALSAAVTAMLERMQERSGLPLPAAEIDPILLPDGGAGKWALYIHDAPVAAGPIDQPDDPALIVPAVEAALRRDVSRFLGLQEVTSLLNRIGMDYPDVVKEVVRATPTARIAEVLRLLAEEEVPLRNMRDVLEAIAEAGQSERNAIPIADLTRSALRRYLSPPHCVNGRFPVLVVGARLERFLRDNTRTVDGVARLAMEPDHARTMIAMLRREMTASGARAILTAFELRRPLRRLIGPDLFETPVLAFNELSPTVPLDVVGQLDRTPMSIEEENRMGAAE